The Carbonactinospora thermoautotrophica sequence GGCCTGGCTGGAGAAGGTGGCGTGCTCTTCCACGCCGCGGGAGACGACGGCGGTGGCGAGAGCCGCGGGGGCGGCGTGTTGGCGCAGGTGGGCGAGGGCTGACTGGGCGACGTACTCCAGGATCATCAGCCCGGAGGAGCCCTCCGGGCCGGCGGCCAGGAACGGGCGCTGCCCGGTGAACTCCGGCTCCATGAGGGTGCTGAGCCGGGCCGCCGAGAGCGCCGAGGTCTGGAAGAGCGCGACCCGCATCGCGTCGAGGGCGAGCCCCAGGTACGCGGTGTGGAAGTTGCCGTTGTGCAGCACCCGGCGGTGGCGCGCGTCGACGAGCGGGTTCTCGCCGGCGGAGTTCATCTCGATGGCGAGCACCCGCTCCAGGTGGATGGCGGCGTCGATCGCCGGCCCGTGCACCTGGGGGACCGCCCGGTAGCTGAACGGGTCCTGGATGCGTGCCGGCTTGATCGGCTGGTCGGCGAGCAGCTCGCGCAACCGCGCCGCGACCGCCTGCTGGCCGGGGTGGGGTCGTGCTTCGTGGACCGCCTCGGCGTACGGTTCGGGGTTGCCGTCCACGGCGAGGAACGCCAGCGCGGCGATCACGATGCTCGCGTACAGCAGCTCGCGGGCGTCGGCCAGGCTGAGCGCGGCCTCGCCCACGGTGGCGGCGTTGGAGCTGATGAACGCGAGCGCGTCGGCCGGGTCCAGCCGGTACGGCTCCAGGCTGCCGTACTGCCAGGGCGCCTCGCCGATCAGGCAGAGCGCGACGGAGGCGAGCGCGGTGAGGTCACCGGTGCCGATCGATCCGAAGGTGCGCACCGGCGGGACGAGCCCCCGGTTGAGCACTTCGGCGAGGACGTCCAGCATCGCCGGGTCCACCCCGGAGCCGCCGGCGGCGAGCTGGTTGAGCCGGACCAGCAGCATCGCGCGCGTGCGGGCGGCGTCGAGCAGCGGGCCGGCGCCACCGGCGTGGCTGCGCAGCAGGCGCAGGCCGTGCGCCGGTTCGGTCACCTCGACCGACCGGTTGGCGCCGACCCCGGTGGTCCGGCCGTACACCGGCTGCTCGACCTGGACGGCCCGGACCGCCTCGTAGGCGGCGCGGGCCCGCGCGACACCGTCCGGGTGCACGCGGACCGGAGCCTGATCCCGGGCGACGCGGCGGACGTGCTCACAGGTCAGGCGCCTGCCGTCGACGACGACGGGCTGCTCCGGGACGCTGGACAAGGCCATGGGCACCTCGGTGCGGACGCGGGAGACGGGGAAGACAGTCGGTTACCACAACCGCGTAACGGCTGAGATGAGTATCTTGACACTTTCTTCAGCCAACAAGAGCATGAAAACATTCATTCACGTCCGCCCTGGCGACGGGAGCCGCCTTGATCATCTTCGACAGCGTCACCAAGCGCTTCCCGGATGGCACGACGGCGGTGGACCACCTCGACCTGGAGATCCCCACCGGAAAGATCACCGTGCTCGTCGGCCCGTCGGGGTGCGGCAAGACGACCACGCTCCGCATGATCAACCGGATGGTCGAGCCGACCTCCGGGCGCGTCCTGCTGGACGGTGAGGACGTCCGCACGGTCGACCCGCCCACGCTGCGCCGGCGGATCGGGTACGTGATCCAGCAGGCGGGCCTGTTCCCGCACCGGACGATCCTCGACAACATCGCCACCGTCCCATACCTGCTCGGTTGGAACAAGAAGAAGGCCCGCGCCCGGGCGATGGAGCTGCTGGAGCGGGTCGGGCTGCCGGCGTCCTTCGCGAAGCGGTACCCCTTCCAGCTCTCCGGCGGCCAGCAGCAGCGGGTCGGCGTCGCCCGCGCGCTCGCCGCCGACCCGCCGGTCATGCTGATGGACGAGCCGTTCAGCGCCGTCGACCCGGTGGTGCGCAAGAGCCTGCAGGAGGAGTTCCTGCGGCTGCAGGCCGAGCTGCACAAGACGATCGTGTTCGTCACCCACGACATCGACGAGGCGATCAAGCTCGGGGACATGATCGCGGTCATGCGCGTCGGCGGGAAGCTCGCCCAGTACGACCCGCCCGAGGTCCTGCTCGCCCGGCCGGCGGACGCGTTCGTCCAGGACTTCCTGGGTGCCGACCGCGGCATCCGGCGGCTGTCGTTCCTGAGCGCGAGCGCGCTGCCGCTGCACGAGGCGCCGGTCGTCCCGCAGGGCACCGCGCTGCGCGACGCCCCGGCGATCGCCGAGCGCGCCGGCGATCCCTGGCTGCTCGTGGTGGACGCCGAACGCCGGCCCCTCGGGTGGTACTCGGTCAAGGACGGCGTGACCGGCGACGGCACCCTGGGCGAGGCCGCGCTCGCCCCGTACGGGCGGACCTTCCGCCCCGGGCAGGACTCGCTGCGCGTCGCCCTGGACAGCGCCGTGCTGTCCCCGTC is a genomic window containing:
- a CDS encoding aromatic amino acid ammonia-lyase, which translates into the protein MALSSVPEQPVVVDGRRLTCEHVRRVARDQAPVRVHPDGVARARAAYEAVRAVQVEQPVYGRTTGVGANRSVEVTEPAHGLRLLRSHAGGAGPLLDAARTRAMLLVRLNQLAAGGSGVDPAMLDVLAEVLNRGLVPPVRTFGSIGTGDLTALASVALCLIGEAPWQYGSLEPYRLDPADALAFISSNAATVGEAALSLADARELLYASIVIAALAFLAVDGNPEPYAEAVHEARPHPGQQAVAARLRELLADQPIKPARIQDPFSYRAVPQVHGPAIDAAIHLERVLAIEMNSAGENPLVDARHRRVLHNGNFHTAYLGLALDAMRVALFQTSALSAARLSTLMEPEFTGQRPFLAAGPEGSSGLMILEYVAQSALAHLRQHAAPAALATAVVSRGVEEHATFSSQAARNTSEAVYAYRVVLSCELVATVRALRMRGLTPAPGALREAYELADAALSPVTTDRSLDEDLDQAARVLPQLAGL
- a CDS encoding ABC transporter ATP-binding protein, with amino-acid sequence MIIFDSVTKRFPDGTTAVDHLDLEIPTGKITVLVGPSGCGKTTTLRMINRMVEPTSGRVLLDGEDVRTVDPPTLRRRIGYVIQQAGLFPHRTILDNIATVPYLLGWNKKKARARAMELLERVGLPASFAKRYPFQLSGGQQQRVGVARALAADPPVMLMDEPFSAVDPVVRKSLQEEFLRLQAELHKTIVFVTHDIDEAIKLGDMIAVMRVGGKLAQYDPPEVLLARPADAFVQDFLGADRGIRRLSFLSASALPLHEAPVVPQGTALRDAPAIAERAGDPWLLVVDAERRPLGWYSVKDGVTGDGTLGEAALAPYGRTFRPGQDSLRVALDSAVLSPSGHAVAVDDDGRVVGVASQADITEAIQALDSESGRAGRQP